CAGCTGCGTGAAGCAGTGCAGCTGTATCCGTCCGGACCTCCACGAAGTACTGGTAGATGTCTGCCCTGTCATCACCCTGCTGCCATGGGGGTGTCGCTTCCAGGGACAGGTGAAGGCGAACCACTGCCCCAGCCTCGCTTCGGTCGGCGAGGCTGAAGGCCAGGACCGGCTCGTTGAACCACGTGTCGGGGGACAAATAGCCTTCGTCATCAGGGTGGGTCACAGACACTGTCCCTGGGGCCACCGCGCGCAAC
This portion of the Streptomyces sp. NBC_01750 genome encodes:
- a CDS encoding WapI family immunity protein — encoded protein: MLLSDHANRVDLRPLRYQFATAQGNRYDDNWLIIGGTVSTAEGSWSFTDPSLLAHEARQVAAWLRAVAPGTVSVTHPDDEGYLSPDTWFNEPVLAFSLADRSEAGAVVRLHLSLEATPPWQQGDDRADIYQYFVEVRTDTAALLHAADQWDLALASFPTR